In Bdellovibrionales bacterium, the following proteins share a genomic window:
- a CDS encoding DNA topoisomerase VI subunit B: MSKITTSSTAEYFAKNLQQVGFSSPTKAVLTTLKEAVDNALDACEEAGIAPELSVFIHRLDKGSSKTSDLIEIIVEDNGPGIESEDLAKVFGEYLASSKFGRGQCSRGQQGIGISAATTWAQLTNAAGVQVISKTAKMRKATKAQIDVDIKGNKGIVKNKETIDWDRPHGTRVEFRIDGRVQLNGDGGVITYLDGTTLVNPHMTLHYKLLENDLVHVVRVSDEVPHIPAATLPHPHTMKLGEFITHAHLYGRISLDNFLRKGFSRVTDATIKDFVKNGLPKGLLSSGLSSFKEDEFKKVFQVVQNTELVSPSTKSVLTVGEEGLSKSIHRLGDVDFFSVVTRKPRICDFKPTVVEVAIARFLNKPSDANDSMIQLLRFANRVPLQFDKAACAITKAVESVNWRAYGLQQAKNSLPLGSFVFAVSVTSPFIKFKNASKETIDASDELVEEIRRTLMQAGQKLSRHIRAEDKAADLERKILHIEKFGPILVDGLVRISGASQQRKKNAQDGLQKLLGRDADVAESELAVAERKLSVLKAKQAHRLGLGDEAADAGEDGDMGEEFVEEEIEMNSSSEDVDNSKTKQRGTTKKVAKARSSTSKKVATTKIKAEPAKKK, from the coding sequence GTGTCAAAGATCACAACAAGTAGCACCGCAGAATATTTTGCGAAAAATCTTCAGCAGGTGGGTTTTTCGTCGCCAACAAAAGCTGTTTTAACCACTCTGAAGGAGGCTGTTGACAATGCCCTGGACGCCTGTGAGGAGGCCGGGATAGCTCCCGAGCTCAGTGTTTTTATTCATCGGCTCGATAAGGGTTCTTCAAAGACATCTGATCTAATTGAAATCATAGTCGAAGACAATGGACCTGGAATAGAATCTGAAGATCTAGCCAAGGTTTTCGGTGAATACCTCGCTTCTTCCAAATTCGGTCGGGGACAATGTTCTCGTGGCCAACAGGGGATTGGAATTTCAGCCGCAACGACTTGGGCTCAGTTGACGAATGCGGCAGGTGTTCAGGTTATCAGCAAAACGGCAAAGATGCGAAAGGCAACCAAAGCCCAGATTGACGTTGATATAAAGGGTAACAAGGGGATCGTGAAGAACAAAGAGACGATTGATTGGGATAGGCCGCATGGGACTCGAGTTGAGTTTCGAATTGATGGGCGTGTTCAACTCAATGGAGACGGTGGAGTGATCACGTACCTTGATGGGACAACACTGGTCAACCCACATATGACTCTTCACTACAAGCTGTTGGAGAATGATTTGGTTCATGTGGTGCGAGTGTCCGATGAAGTTCCCCACATACCTGCGGCAACCTTGCCTCATCCGCACACCATGAAGTTGGGCGAGTTCATTACTCATGCTCATCTTTACGGACGTATCTCACTTGATAATTTTCTGAGAAAGGGCTTTTCTCGGGTGACTGATGCAACGATCAAGGATTTCGTGAAAAATGGTTTGCCCAAAGGACTTTTGAGTTCCGGACTTAGTTCCTTCAAGGAAGATGAATTCAAAAAGGTTTTTCAAGTCGTCCAGAACACTGAATTGGTCAGCCCTTCGACAAAATCCGTGTTGACGGTTGGAGAAGAGGGATTGTCAAAAAGTATTCACCGATTGGGAGATGTCGATTTTTTTAGTGTTGTGACCCGAAAACCGAGAATATGTGATTTTAAGCCGACAGTTGTTGAGGTCGCTATTGCCCGTTTCCTGAATAAGCCTTCCGATGCCAACGATTCGATGATTCAACTCCTGAGGTTCGCCAATCGAGTGCCTCTGCAGTTTGACAAAGCAGCCTGCGCGATAACCAAAGCGGTCGAATCGGTCAATTGGAGAGCCTACGGCCTTCAGCAGGCAAAGAACTCCCTGCCGCTCGGATCCTTTGTTTTTGCCGTGAGCGTGACTTCACCCTTTATCAAATTTAAGAACGCCTCCAAAGAGACAATTGATGCAAGCGATGAGCTTGTTGAGGAAATTCGAAGGACGTTGATGCAGGCGGGACAAAAGCTCTCTCGCCACATTCGAGCTGAAGATAAGGCTGCCGATCTCGAGAGAAAAATTCTGCATATCGAAAAGTTTGGACCTATTCTTGTGGACGGATTGGTTCGAATCAGCGGAGCAAGTCAGCAGCGAAAGAAGAATGCTCAAGATGGACTTCAGAAACTTCTTGGCCGAGATGCGGATGTGGCAGAAAGCGAATTGGCGGTTGCAGAAAGAAAACTTTCGGTGCTGAAAGCGAAGCAGGCTCATCGTTTGGGATTAGGCGACGAGGCCGCTGATGCTGGTGAGGATGGTGACATGGGGGAAGAGTTTGTTGAAGAGGAAATCGAGATGAATTCTTCCTCTGAAGACGTCGATAACTCTAAGACCAAACAGAGGGGTACGACAAAGAAAGTTGCAAAGGCGAGATCCTCGACTTCTAAAAAAGTGGCGACAACTAAAATAAAGGCTGAACCTGCGAAAAAAAAGTAG
- the pepN gene encoding aminopeptidase N, which produces MFRFLCPITHTAVGLLIFSIIGCSTQKTVESSETAKIIQAELAESNLSLQAAISRAQHVSQVRYQLEFSLPEKESEYSGTSQIQFHFLPGAAEPLRIDFYGGKIKKLSVNDGPVNPDYNGRELFIPSSTLREGANTIEISFTKSYARDGRGLARFEDPEDKRVYTYSNLEPYDANRVFPCFDQPDLKATYAMRVTAPKAWQVISSVRESSAKENSPHSKLWIFPESARFSTYVWSLHAGPYKVWTSSAGNVPLRLFARQSLAKYVKTEEWFPITQKGLSFFSRYFDYPYPYGKYDQLIVPEFNAGAMENVGAVTFNENFIRRGPKSDREKLGLADTILHEMAHMWFGNLVTMKWWNDLWLNESFATYMSYLALSKATDFKHLAWRTFHGTKSWAYWEDQLVTTHPIEAQVPDTRQAFANFDGITYGKGASVIKQISFFIGPEKFQQGVQKYFRKYANGNTELKDFMNSLREAYGTDLSAWQREWLQTASLNTVESTLVCDKNKVKMLNIEQSAPSDYPYLRSHRFKLAFFNPKVNARKSGVHADQIFSVLLKDKQIAVPEAAGKPCPLLVYPNYEDYGYMKIKLDERSLAELPKHIHEITDPFDRQLFWSALWDMVRDANLNLYKFADLAIENLNQEKDPDTLRDIVRYLLGRGSNQASVLYYLPNSSLGEKKIYDAFAQKIERAVFRQLLIAHPSSEIQKVWLDSFIRSARTEFGLSKLKALLAGDLKLTGLPIDQDKRWDIIEVMASHNYSEPLLLIEKESVRDPSSSGKQNRMNAQASIATWEAKQPWLNELTKKRSDYSFDQLRNIISSLFPRHQVALRELYAKDFYQNLAVISKERDGSFAEEYAELAPSECSSQETSRISNFLRDHGAGLHPSVEKALKVARQEDDRCRKIQSLLRDKTPNLNF; this is translated from the coding sequence ATGTTTCGCTTTCTTTGCCCAATCACCCACACTGCTGTCGGCCTTTTGATTTTTTCAATCATTGGGTGTTCAACTCAAAAAACCGTAGAGTCCAGTGAGACTGCCAAGATTATTCAAGCTGAATTGGCCGAATCCAATCTCAGCCTGCAGGCGGCGATAAGTCGCGCACAGCATGTCAGTCAGGTCAGATACCAACTTGAATTCTCCCTTCCCGAGAAGGAATCCGAGTACAGCGGGACCAGCCAAATTCAATTCCATTTTTTACCTGGAGCCGCCGAACCCTTAAGAATAGATTTTTACGGTGGTAAAATCAAAAAGCTGAGTGTCAACGATGGGCCAGTCAATCCTGACTACAATGGTCGAGAACTCTTCATACCCTCGTCAACTTTGCGCGAAGGGGCGAACACCATAGAAATATCGTTCACAAAATCTTACGCTCGTGATGGTCGTGGGTTGGCGAGATTCGAAGATCCCGAAGACAAAAGGGTCTACACCTATTCAAACCTCGAACCATATGATGCCAATCGGGTTTTTCCTTGTTTTGACCAACCCGATCTCAAGGCAACCTATGCCATGAGGGTCACTGCGCCCAAGGCATGGCAAGTCATCAGCTCAGTTCGGGAATCAAGCGCAAAAGAGAATTCACCCCATTCGAAACTCTGGATATTCCCCGAAAGTGCTCGTTTTTCAACTTATGTTTGGTCCTTACATGCTGGTCCCTACAAAGTTTGGACATCATCTGCTGGAAATGTTCCATTGCGCCTTTTTGCCAGACAAAGCTTGGCTAAATATGTGAAGACTGAGGAATGGTTCCCGATCACTCAAAAGGGGCTTTCTTTTTTTAGCAGATATTTTGACTACCCCTATCCTTACGGAAAATATGACCAGTTGATCGTCCCCGAATTCAATGCAGGGGCCATGGAAAACGTCGGTGCCGTGACCTTCAACGAGAATTTTATTCGACGGGGACCTAAATCAGATCGAGAAAAGCTCGGACTGGCCGACACCATTCTACATGAAATGGCGCATATGTGGTTCGGCAACTTGGTGACCATGAAATGGTGGAATGATTTGTGGCTAAACGAAAGCTTTGCAACCTATATGTCTTATCTCGCTCTTTCGAAGGCCACAGATTTTAAACATCTCGCCTGGCGCACATTTCACGGAACAAAAAGTTGGGCCTATTGGGAAGACCAGCTGGTAACCACTCACCCGATTGAAGCGCAGGTACCTGACACTCGTCAGGCCTTTGCAAACTTTGACGGCATTACATATGGTAAGGGTGCGAGTGTTATCAAACAGATCTCATTTTTTATCGGTCCAGAGAAATTTCAGCAAGGCGTCCAGAAATATTTCAGAAAATATGCAAATGGCAATACGGAGTTAAAAGATTTCATGAATTCGCTGCGCGAGGCTTATGGAACAGACCTGAGTGCGTGGCAAAGGGAGTGGCTACAGACGGCATCGCTCAATACGGTTGAATCCACTCTCGTGTGTGACAAGAACAAAGTGAAAATGCTAAACATCGAACAGTCAGCTCCAAGCGACTATCCCTATCTCAGAAGTCACCGTTTTAAATTGGCCTTCTTTAACCCCAAAGTAAACGCCAGAAAATCAGGGGTTCATGCCGATCAGATCTTTTCAGTTTTGCTGAAAGACAAGCAAATTGCGGTGCCCGAAGCCGCTGGTAAACCATGTCCTCTCCTCGTCTATCCAAACTATGAAGATTATGGATACATGAAAATCAAACTGGACGAGCGCAGCCTTGCTGAACTTCCAAAACATATTCATGAGATCACAGATCCTTTTGATCGTCAGCTTTTTTGGAGCGCCCTCTGGGACATGGTTCGCGACGCCAATCTTAATCTGTACAAATTTGCTGACCTTGCCATTGAAAACCTGAACCAAGAAAAGGATCCCGATACCCTGAGAGATATCGTGAGATATCTTCTCGGACGAGGCTCAAACCAGGCCTCGGTTCTCTATTACCTGCCAAATTCAAGTCTCGGCGAAAAGAAAATCTACGATGCCTTCGCTCAAAAGATCGAAAGAGCAGTTTTTCGCCAACTTTTGATCGCTCATCCTTCTTCTGAAATTCAGAAGGTTTGGTTGGATAGCTTTATTCGATCGGCGCGAACGGAATTTGGCCTCTCAAAGTTAAAAGCACTTCTTGCAGGAGACTTGAAGCTCACAGGGCTCCCTATTGACCAAGACAAGCGATGGGACATCATCGAAGTGATGGCTTCACACAATTATTCTGAGCCTCTCCTCTTAATTGAAAAGGAGTCGGTCCGCGACCCTTCTTCTTCAGGAAAACAAAATCGGATGAATGCGCAGGCCTCGATCGCGACCTGGGAGGCAAAACAGCCCTGGCTCAATGAACTCACGAAAAAAAGAAGTGATTACAGCTTTGATCAACTGCGAAACATCATTTCAAGTCTCTTCCCCCGCCACCAGGTAGCCCTGAGAGAGCTTTACGCAAAAGATTTTTACCAAAATCTGGCTGTGATTTCAAAAGAACGAGATGGTTCTTTCGCAGAGGAATATGCTGAATTGGCCCCAAGCGAATGCTCATCTCAGGAAACATCGAGAATCTCAAATTTTCTGAGAGACCATGGTGCAGGCCTTCATCCTTCCGTCGAGAAAGCCTTGAAGGTCGCACGGCAGGAAGACGATCGCTGCCGCAAAATACAATCTCTCTTAAGGGATAAAACGCCAAATTTGAATTTTTGA
- a CDS encoding thioredoxin family protein — protein MALTYTPTPQLGQRCPRFSLKSLDGHSFNNDSFSGAQVLVVLFICGHCPYVQAIELRLIDLARELSPRGVQFVGICSNDWMDHPEDSPENLLLRWKNKNYSFPYLIDPDQRAANDFGAVCTPDIFVYDSDRKLSYRGRFDDSWKDPNKVKRQELKMAIEDTLAKRSLSGEQIPSMGCSIKWKT, from the coding sequence ATGGCTTTAACCTACACTCCAACTCCCCAACTCGGACAGAGATGTCCTCGCTTTTCACTTAAAAGCCTTGATGGACACTCCTTCAATAACGATAGTTTCTCAGGGGCACAGGTTCTTGTGGTGCTCTTTATTTGCGGCCATTGTCCCTACGTTCAGGCGATCGAGCTACGACTCATTGACCTAGCCAGAGAACTCTCACCAAGGGGGGTTCAGTTCGTGGGTATCTGCTCAAACGATTGGATGGACCATCCCGAAGATAGTCCTGAAAACCTTCTTCTCCGCTGGAAGAACAAAAACTACTCTTTCCCGTATCTTATTGATCCCGATCAAAGAGCAGCAAATGACTTTGGGGCCGTTTGTACTCCTGATATTTTTGTGTATGACTCCGATCGTAAGTTGAGCTACAGGGGGCGATTCGATGATTCCTGGAAAGACCCAAACAAAGTCAAGAGACAAGAACTCAAGATGGCAATTGAAGATACCCTTGCAAAGAGAAGCCTGTCCGGCGAACAAATTCCCTCTATGGGTTGCTCGATAAAGTGGAAAACGTGA
- a CDS encoding DNA topoisomerase VI, with the protein MAGTRIQIREFDRDINKEAKVLCDQMLKELEHSRRPVLEAVKCALDNSLYNPKVGFLTPGDKKVKTELNVSSVQKMARTIFLLEILLGNIKSGAVNTKRELYYMAKGSVKSDAFLKPLDFADQIESDAIIDFICDMLEVYREEMNCYANDRGGQTYSKQLVVTETLSDGGKAVVDLSGLGTTPFQPKNRPQTFKLKAKSKIDFCLVIESEGTANTLVSNGFTKRNNCIVVGAQGVPSNGVRGWVKAIQDQLKIPIYFFGDLDAYTLQNIFRTLKAGSAASLIRNSDFSAPDVRFLGVLPEDVERYDLDCYDVKENDASEARSLKKARDVLQNDPFFLAPRNKKLVKILNWLTREKKRCEQQALFAVNPKDPLMPEKIILEKIQNGSYV; encoded by the coding sequence ATGGCTGGGACTCGAATTCAGATACGGGAGTTTGATAGGGATATCAATAAAGAGGCAAAGGTCCTCTGTGATCAGATGCTAAAAGAACTGGAACATTCACGGAGGCCTGTGCTGGAAGCTGTCAAGTGCGCACTTGATAATTCGCTTTATAACCCCAAGGTTGGCTTTCTCACGCCGGGAGACAAAAAAGTAAAAACCGAGCTCAATGTGTCTTCGGTTCAAAAAATGGCGCGGACGATTTTTTTACTTGAGATACTCCTTGGCAATATCAAGAGCGGGGCGGTGAACACTAAGCGCGAACTTTACTACATGGCGAAAGGAAGCGTGAAGTCAGATGCCTTCTTGAAGCCTCTTGATTTCGCTGATCAGATCGAGAGCGATGCGATTATTGACTTTATTTGCGATATGCTTGAGGTCTATCGCGAAGAAATGAATTGTTACGCTAACGACCGTGGTGGCCAAACCTATTCCAAGCAATTGGTGGTTACAGAAACCCTTTCGGATGGAGGAAAGGCTGTGGTTGATCTCAGTGGCCTTGGAACAACACCCTTTCAGCCGAAGAATCGCCCACAAACTTTTAAATTGAAAGCGAAATCAAAGATTGATTTTTGCTTGGTGATAGAATCCGAAGGCACCGCAAACACCTTGGTTTCGAATGGATTCACAAAGCGAAACAATTGCATCGTGGTGGGTGCTCAAGGGGTTCCCAGCAACGGAGTTCGTGGCTGGGTCAAAGCTATTCAAGATCAGTTGAAGATACCCATTTATTTTTTCGGAGATCTTGATGCCTACACTTTGCAAAATATTTTTCGTACATTAAAGGCTGGTTCTGCGGCGAGTTTAATTCGAAACTCTGATTTTTCGGCTCCAGATGTAAGGTTTCTTGGAGTTCTGCCCGAGGACGTAGAAAGATATGATCTGGACTGCTATGATGTGAAGGAGAATGATGCGAGCGAAGCAAGATCTCTGAAGAAAGCCCGAGACGTGCTGCAAAATGATCCTTTCTTTTTAGCGCCGAGAAACAAGAAACTTGTCAAAATCTTAAACTGGCTGACAAGAGAAAAGAAGCGTTGTGAGCAGCAAGCTTTGTTTGCTGTTAATCCGAAGGATCCGCTGATGCCGGAAAAGATTATTCTTGAGAAGATTCAGAATGGATCTTACGTATAG
- a CDS encoding HNH endonuclease, translated as MDFFFTPADEGHQKRERAKARDLRQSQWWRQQVGRGRCYYCEQSFAPRQLTMDHKVPIVRGGMTTRRNVVAACLQCNQDKKYHLHGEHFVRKNELHPAGD; from the coding sequence ATGGATTTTTTCTTCACTCCGGCCGATGAGGGCCATCAAAAGCGTGAACGTGCCAAGGCTCGAGATTTGCGTCAGAGCCAATGGTGGCGGCAACAAGTTGGCCGAGGTCGTTGCTATTACTGTGAGCAGTCATTTGCTCCTCGGCAGCTGACGATGGATCATAAAGTTCCCATTGTGCGAGGAGGCATGACCACGAGAAGAAATGTTGTCGCCGCCTGCCTTCAATGCAATCAAGATAAAAAATACCATTTGCACGGGGAGCATTTCGTGCGAAAGAATGAGTTGCACCCCGCCGGGGATTAG
- a CDS encoding BolA family transcriptional regulator, translating to MTLEQIETRIRQAFPDADVAVFDLTGGGDHWEVRVASSSFSGKTRIRQHQSIMDLFAKELKSNEVHALSIKTLIKT from the coding sequence ATGACACTGGAGCAGATCGAGACACGTATTCGCCAGGCTTTCCCTGATGCCGACGTTGCCGTCTTTGACCTGACGGGCGGGGGTGACCACTGGGAGGTTCGCGTGGCTTCCTCCAGTTTTTCTGGAAAAACTCGAATTCGTCAGCACCAGTCTATTATGGATCTCTTTGCAAAGGAATTAAAATCAAACGAAGTTCACGCCCTTTCTATTAAAACTTTGATTAAAACCTAA
- the grxD gene encoding Grx4 family monothiol glutaredoxin, which produces MNEQTKERIENLLNQNKVVLFMKGTPHFPMCGFSARAISILQDLKTDFATCNILEDEEIRAGIKEYGNWPTIPQLYINKELVGGSDIMMEMFQSGELLQLLSTPQSEPTPQVQS; this is translated from the coding sequence ATGAATGAACAGACCAAAGAGAGAATTGAAAACCTGCTCAATCAAAATAAAGTAGTCCTTTTTATGAAAGGAACTCCCCACTTTCCCATGTGCGGCTTTTCAGCAAGGGCCATTAGTATACTTCAGGATCTCAAAACAGATTTTGCTACTTGCAATATCCTCGAAGACGAAGAGATTCGCGCGGGAATAAAGGAATATGGCAACTGGCCAACCATACCGCAACTTTATATCAACAAAGAGTTGGTTGGTGGTAGCGACATCATGATGGAAATGTTTCAATCGGGTGAGCTTCTCCAGTTGCTCTCTACTCCGCAATCTGAGCCAACTCCGCAAGTACAGAGTTAA
- a CDS encoding DUF2892 domain-containing protein, protein MRRNMLYWDRVLRYVFGVFLLTWSFLGGPFWSYLGFYFLASASWGFCPIYFFLQSFRES, encoded by the coding sequence TTGCGCAGAAATATGCTCTATTGGGACCGGGTTCTCAGATACGTTTTCGGTGTTTTCCTTTTGACCTGGTCTTTTCTGGGTGGTCCTTTTTGGTCGTACCTGGGCTTTTATTTTTTGGCGTCAGCTTCCTGGGGATTTTGCCCTATTTATTTTTTCCTTCAATCCTTTCGCGAGAGTTGA
- a CDS encoding AraC family transcriptional regulator, whose protein sequence is MLKWVFFSTFAAIFGLAIYLFFYLGGYKTVKISEINYPEFQAIYRIHRGAYHKVGPVIEDVENWARSNNVLCNKTFGEYLDNPGKVDETRLRSNLGCLVDRKIDPLPKDYFYRVFSPHLVVKAEFQGAPSIGPFKVYPAVTKYLLAKRLKSSAPPIEIYQSLPDGSFLTEFIFALDTLANEK, encoded by the coding sequence ATGCTGAAATGGGTTTTCTTTTCTACGTTTGCAGCAATATTTGGCCTGGCAATCTATTTGTTTTTTTACCTCGGTGGTTACAAAACAGTCAAAATCAGCGAAATCAATTATCCTGAATTTCAGGCTATTTACCGAATTCATCGAGGCGCCTACCATAAAGTTGGACCTGTGATCGAAGATGTCGAAAATTGGGCCCGAAGCAACAATGTCTTGTGTAACAAAACCTTCGGAGAATATCTCGATAATCCAGGTAAAGTTGACGAAACTCGATTGCGCTCAAACCTGGGGTGTCTCGTTGACCGAAAAATAGATCCTCTTCCAAAGGACTATTTTTATCGGGTCTTCAGTCCCCACTTGGTAGTGAAAGCGGAATTCCAAGGAGCACCTTCAATTGGTCCCTTCAAGGTTTACCCGGCCGTCACCAAATACCTTTTGGCGAAGAGACTCAAATCATCAGCCCCTCCTATCGAAATTTACCAAAGCTTGCCTGACGGAAGTTTTCTGACGGAATTCATTTTTGCCTTAGATACGCTTGCCAACGAAAAGTAG
- a CDS encoding aconitate hydratase: MAMIETTPELVKKVYETTRKKLAVVRKRLGRPLTLTEKIIFGHLQDPESQDLARGESFLLLNPDRVAMQDATAQMALLQFMLAGRDEAAVPTTVHCDHLIRAQYGLDRDMKTAMGENEEVFDFLATVSSRYNLGFWKPGAGIIHQVVLENYAFPGGMMLGTDSHTPNAGGLGMVAVGVGGADASDVMAGLAWEVKNPGIVGVHLKGKLSGWTSAKDVILKLLGILTVKGGTNKVIEYFGEGCQSISCTGKGTIANMGAELGATCSVFPYDLRMAAYLKVTGRKVLSDLADQNTDILTADPEVLKNLEKYYDEIIEIDLSKLEPHLVGPHSPDAAHPVSSLKEQAKKNGWPTRLSAALIGSCTNSSYEDIGRATFVARQALAAGVKMSQPFLVSPGSTLIKNTIERDGQMEVLESTGATVLANACGPCIGQWKRDDVKVGTPNTIVSSFNRNFRARNDSNPETLSFIGSPEIVMAMGLAGRLDFNPATDELETPSGKKIKLSPPEAPELPSKGFVADTEGYQKPRGKGIEVKVSPKSDRLQLLQPFAPWSGKNLEGLLLLAKAKGKCTTDHISPAGPWLKYRGHLDNISDNLLLGATNSFGGAIGKGKNVLTGEENLEFAKIARAYKKKGCHWIIVGDENYGEGSSREHAAMSPRHLGGLAVIAKSFARIHETNLKKQGMLALTFANPADYDKIQEQDRFAIIGLTSFAPGKNLQLEVVHQDGKKDVIELKHSFNSEQIKWFKAGSALNLMQA; this comes from the coding sequence ATGGCGATGATCGAAACAACTCCGGAATTGGTAAAGAAGGTTTATGAGACCACGCGCAAAAAACTGGCGGTAGTTCGCAAGCGATTGGGCCGACCTCTTACTCTAACTGAAAAAATTATTTTTGGACATTTGCAGGACCCAGAGTCGCAGGACCTTGCGAGAGGTGAGAGTTTTTTATTGCTGAATCCAGATCGGGTGGCGATGCAGGACGCAACGGCCCAAATGGCACTTTTGCAATTCATGTTGGCAGGAAGAGATGAAGCTGCCGTTCCAACGACAGTTCATTGTGATCATCTGATCCGTGCCCAGTACGGGTTAGACCGGGACATGAAAACCGCGATGGGAGAGAACGAAGAGGTTTTTGACTTCTTGGCGACAGTGTCTTCTCGGTACAACTTGGGATTTTGGAAGCCGGGTGCTGGAATTATCCATCAGGTGGTTCTCGAAAACTATGCTTTCCCAGGCGGAATGATGTTGGGAACAGATTCTCACACTCCGAATGCAGGTGGCTTGGGAATGGTGGCTGTTGGAGTTGGCGGAGCAGATGCCTCAGACGTGATGGCGGGCTTGGCCTGGGAAGTGAAAAATCCTGGGATTGTCGGAGTTCACCTGAAGGGAAAGCTCTCAGGGTGGACCTCGGCCAAGGATGTTATTCTCAAACTTCTCGGCATCCTGACTGTGAAGGGTGGAACGAACAAAGTGATTGAGTATTTTGGCGAGGGCTGTCAGTCGATCAGTTGCACAGGCAAGGGAACAATAGCCAACATGGGAGCTGAGCTGGGCGCGACCTGTTCAGTTTTTCCTTATGATTTGCGCATGGCCGCCTACTTGAAAGTAACTGGAAGGAAAGTGCTATCAGATCTTGCTGATCAGAATACTGATATTTTGACGGCAGATCCAGAGGTTTTAAAGAATCTTGAGAAGTACTACGATGAAATAATTGAGATTGATTTGTCGAAGCTAGAGCCTCACCTTGTGGGTCCGCACTCACCTGATGCAGCCCATCCAGTGAGCTCCCTCAAAGAGCAGGCAAAAAAGAACGGTTGGCCAACGAGGCTTTCTGCCGCACTCATTGGGTCCTGTACCAACTCTTCGTATGAGGACATTGGTCGGGCGACTTTTGTTGCTCGCCAGGCGTTGGCCGCAGGAGTAAAAATGAGTCAACCCTTCCTTGTTTCTCCGGGTTCAACTTTGATTAAGAATACGATTGAGCGCGACGGACAGATGGAAGTTTTGGAGTCGACTGGAGCCACTGTATTGGCCAATGCCTGCGGCCCTTGTATCGGGCAATGGAAGCGAGACGACGTAAAAGTGGGCACGCCCAACACCATCGTTTCAAGCTTTAATCGGAATTTTCGCGCTCGTAATGACTCAAATCCTGAGACACTGTCTTTTATTGGAAGTCCCGAAATCGTAATGGCAATGGGCCTTGCTGGTCGTTTGGATTTTAATCCTGCAACAGATGAATTGGAGACTCCCTCTGGAAAGAAAATCAAATTGAGTCCGCCTGAGGCGCCAGAGCTTCCGTCCAAAGGCTTTGTTGCTGATACGGAAGGCTACCAAAAACCGCGCGGCAAGGGAATCGAGGTAAAGGTCTCTCCAAAATCAGATAGGCTACAACTCTTACAGCCCTTTGCCCCTTGGAGCGGGAAGAATCTGGAGGGACTGCTCCTGCTTGCGAAAGCAAAGGGAAAATGCACGACTGATCACATCAGCCCAGCGGGACCTTGGCTGAAATATCGAGGCCACCTCGATAATATTTCAGATAATCTTCTGCTGGGAGCAACCAATTCTTTTGGTGGTGCGATTGGGAAAGGGAAAAATGTTCTTACGGGAGAGGAAAATCTTGAATTCGCGAAAATTGCCCGAGCATACAAGAAAAAGGGATGTCACTGGATCATAGTTGGAGATGAGAACTATGGGGAGGGTTCAAGCCGTGAGCATGCCGCCATGTCTCCTCGACATTTGGGAGGGCTTGCGGTCATTGCAAAGAGCTTTGCTCGAATTCACGAAACGAATCTAAAAAAGCAAGGCATGTTGGCTCTCACTTTTGCAAATCCAGCTGATTACGATAAAATACAGGAGCAGGACCGGTTTGCGATCATTGGGCTAACCAGTTTTGCCCCTGGGAAAAATCTTCAGCTTGAAGTGGTTCACCAGGACGGGAAGAAGGACGTGATTGAACTCAAGCACTCCTTTAACTCAGAGCAAATCAAATGGTTTAAGGCCGGATCTGCTCTCAATTTGATGCAGGCTTAA